A single region of the Halonatronomonas betaini genome encodes:
- a CDS encoding outer membrane beta-barrel protein has protein sequence MIAKIDRITGYDMKIVMAGVLMMVVLLAGSVSADEPAEIPLQDTKIIAGANLATFEDTNLGFHFYGGAGVPIDDNLFVTGRYERYFAEDLGLNAITANFEYDLARIVTDEFELLRIYAQGNIGYYFGNFADESISGLGIKGGMGAEAEIAGGFGASVNLNFRPLEFEDADVNLTGLEVGLGAFFSF, from the coding sequence ATGATCGCAAAAATTGATAGGATAACAGGGTATGACATGAAGATTGTAATGGCCGGGGTCTTAATGATGGTTGTATTACTGGCCGGTTCGGTGAGCGCTGATGAACCGGCTGAGATTCCACTTCAGGATACAAAGATTATTGCTGGGGCTAATCTTGCGACCTTTGAAGATACTAATCTTGGCTTTCATTTTTATGGTGGGGCTGGAGTTCCAATTGATGATAACCTCTTTGTAACAGGGAGATATGAGCGTTATTTTGCTGAGGATCTTGGGCTGAATGCTATTACAGCTAACTTTGAATATGATCTGGCCAGGATAGTGACTGATGAATTTGAGTTACTTAGAATTTATGCTCAGGGGAATATTGGTTATTATTTTGGAAATTTTGCTGACGAATCGATTAGTGGACTTGGCATAAAAGGCGGAATGGGAGCTGAGGCTGAGATTGCTGGTGGATTTGGAGCTAGCGTTAACTTGAATTTTCGACCACTGGAGTTTGAAGATGCTGATGTTAATCTGACTGGATTAGAAGTAGGGCTGGGAGCATTCTTTAGCTTTTAA
- a CDS encoding GLUG motif-containing protein: protein MNIKSTKKFLFMSFIIVLLLAFTGCDSVSDNFGSSGSYYDSDIRVVINNGGYLSEDDLNDIARQLRLNRGDELIVNSIEDVGENEPVIYATIKNLRGENTVEIGHQVYGSSSRLINNGSDNTKFTLDGDVDPGIGRDDDQNDNGDENDNDGGPSGSFVDVSVEKSSMADILELTFVDYDQLGRTFQVFVKVLEHDEIEEQSYIKTLDDLEAGDKSLDIGMYDDYAYADIKLLDSHGRVLAKALDYEFDENTNEIEFDVLEEPEDFEESEVSALASIQSRSQSDYLAKYTMDLRSNYQDDWVDLELASGYTRGLPSRLFTINHIGIDRSFDFDDVSDSFNNIFDREHEMSGSQIDNMDIYYRLNDQTDFQNARTHEVAGNQDEIIANLTSLYLDPDEHEDVNAEGDAPYARASAAISLDYEELGDDEQYIYTVNVHGFEDGLAGIPAARRFAVGSPTSDAREFGNEIEHTSGSELSELTVYILGMDTGDIEGDGDEDAPYKIDNAEQLSGMLRYAEGDERNEDNYYILTSNINMDDVEDWHPIGSENFQFQGHLDGQNHVISNLTIDRDGRGGLFGEIGEDGLIKNLRLSNFDITGDRFVGTLASRNMGKIKNVTFADPSTVTGNFSDIGGLVGQNFNEGSIINSEFEGTVDFNGDETARVGGFVGSNIDGTIEDSYAYIDSVNGVYEVGGFVGFNNSQGIRGSSATGNIDGFEKVGGFVGLNEGLIENSSFYDGTVSGDGDSIGGFAGANNIYDVGGLDHITVADANVNGIDAIGGVVGTNRAGVNNSSVNTVDISGEYHIGGLVGYNREDGDVRNSDFTGGLTGIDEVGGLVGRNTAGSDYSGDIPGGVFYNSIDESLDLNSDGDNVDILIGYNTGAYGDNTGYGYLEVAGFEINDDFIEPNGELLRRQTPEAEMEIIVYISNTGDINTVQDIEVTLSSLELEDDIIEVEDDFELARNADGEFVIEFNAMYIENFDEEVIINVETNDDEAYGVFTITDELNDDADLNNLEIEIEDIEDGIDYIDQEMGVLNPEFGVDDEEKEYEVFVSHKHDYIDIIAELSDELGRIDVTVDEEESFQVDNEEEFRVNLNDPGDETEINILVTAENSSVTEEYKIIVERESSPTEPKINIDNSSVNTNPEEVYAAAVDVEFEFIIEIEGLQELYDFYQETDDDNTNEIYIKNPFEDKEDRNGDQILEDDHIILEFKNSDIEEGGKVIVVQQETLNVPLKNDNYDVFIDSIDIEDEDEINLIGVEDINKPIDTIEVKPLDLKIEGTVDLSEIEGEDSDNGGIIRIELDGGSDNYSTIDINEEEQEYKYSFEVKSGANHSLSVQLKNGLAYNYEIEYQTEGKGEKFDIEVKVEYENIIKDFEIIEKNDQ from the coding sequence ATGAATATAAAATCAACTAAAAAATTTTTATTTATGTCTTTTATAATCGTTTTATTATTAGCTTTTACAGGTTGTGATTCTGTAAGCGATAACTTTGGGAGCTCAGGCTCATATTATGATTCTGATATTAGAGTTGTAATAAATAATGGTGGTTATTTATCAGAAGATGATTTAAATGATATTGCAAGGCAGTTAAGATTAAATCGTGGAGATGAACTGATAGTAAATAGTATCGAAGATGTTGGAGAAAATGAGCCGGTAATTTATGCGACTATTAAAAATTTACGTGGAGAAAATACTGTTGAAATAGGTCATCAAGTATATGGATCTAGTTCAAGGTTAATTAATAATGGCAGTGATAATACCAAATTTACATTAGATGGAGATGTTGATCCAGGTATTGGGAGGGATGATGATCAGAATGATAATGGCGATGAAAATGATAATGATGGAGGACCATCAGGAAGTTTTGTGGATGTAAGTGTTGAAAAATCTTCAATGGCTGATATCCTGGAGCTAACCTTTGTTGATTATGATCAACTTGGAAGAACTTTTCAAGTGTTTGTTAAAGTGTTAGAGCATGATGAAATTGAAGAACAGTCATATATAAAGACTTTAGATGATTTAGAAGCTGGTGATAAATCACTTGATATAGGAATGTATGATGATTATGCTTATGCTGATATTAAACTGCTGGATTCTCATGGAAGAGTTTTAGCTAAAGCTCTTGATTATGAGTTTGATGAAAATACTAATGAAATTGAATTTGATGTTTTAGAGGAACCAGAGGATTTTGAAGAATCTGAAGTTTCGGCGTTAGCTTCTATACAATCAAGATCTCAAAGTGATTATCTTGCTAAGTATACTATGGATTTAAGGAGTAATTATCAGGATGATTGGGTTGATTTAGAATTGGCAAGTGGATATACGAGAGGTCTTCCATCTAGACTATTTACAATTAATCATATTGGGATTGATAGAAGTTTTGATTTTGATGATGTATCTGATTCATTTAATAATATTTTTGATAGAGAACATGAGATGAGTGGAAGCCAGATAGACAATATGGATATTTATTATAGATTAAATGATCAAACAGATTTTCAGAATGCGAGAACACATGAAGTTGCAGGCAATCAGGATGAGATTATAGCAAATCTTACATCTTTATATTTAGATCCAGATGAACATGAAGATGTTAATGCGGAGGGAGATGCACCATATGCTAGGGCTTCGGCTGCTATTTCCTTGGATTATGAAGAACTTGGCGATGATGAGCAATATATTTATACTGTTAATGTTCATGGTTTTGAAGATGGACTTGCTGGAATTCCTGCTGCCAGAAGGTTTGCAGTTGGTAGCCCGACATCTGATGCCAGAGAATTTGGCAATGAAATAGAGCATACTAGTGGTAGTGAATTAAGTGAATTGACAGTTTATATTTTAGGAATGGATACGGGAGATATTGAAGGTGACGGAGATGAAGATGCTCCTTATAAGATTGATAATGCCGAGCAATTAAGTGGAATGCTTCGTTATGCTGAAGGCGATGAAAGAAACGAAGATAATTATTATATATTAACCAGTAATATAAATATGGATGATGTAGAAGACTGGCACCCTATTGGCTCAGAAAACTTTCAATTTCAAGGACATTTAGATGGCCAAAATCATGTGATTTCTAACCTGACAATTGATAGAGATGGCCGTGGTGGATTGTTTGGTGAGATTGGTGAAGATGGTTTGATAAAGAATTTAAGATTATCAAATTTTGATATAACTGGTGATAGATTTGTTGGCACTTTAGCCAGTAGAAATATGGGTAAGATTAAAAATGTTACTTTTGCAGATCCATCAACTGTTACTGGTAATTTTAGTGATATTGGTGGATTAGTTGGACAGAATTTTAATGAAGGCTCAATTATTAATTCAGAATTTGAAGGGACTGTTGATTTTAATGGTGATGAAACTGCTAGAGTTGGTGGCTTTGTTGGCAGTAATATTGATGGCACTATTGAAGACTCTTATGCTTACATTGATAGTGTAAATGGTGTCTATGAAGTTGGAGGATTTGTAGGTTTTAATAATAGTCAGGGTATTCGAGGAAGTTCTGCAACAGGTAATATAGATGGTTTTGAAAAAGTCGGGGGTTTTGTTGGATTAAATGAAGGTCTGATAGAAAATAGCTCTTTTTATGATGGAACTGTTTCTGGAGATGGTGATTCTATTGGTGGTTTTGCTGGAGCAAACAACATATATGATGTTGGTGGTCTTGATCATATAACTGTCGCTGATGCCAATGTTAATGGAATTGATGCTATTGGAGGAGTTGTTGGTACAAACAGAGCTGGTGTGAATAATAGTTCTGTAAATACTGTTGATATATCAGGGGAGTATCATATAGGTGGACTTGTTGGTTATAATAGAGAAGATGGCGATGTCAGGAATAGTGATTTTACAGGAGGCCTGACTGGAATAGATGAAGTTGGTGGTCTTGTAGGTAGAAATACTGCTGGATCTGATTATTCTGGGGATATTCCTGGCGGAGTATTTTATAATAGTATTGATGAATCATTGGATCTTAACAGTGATGGTGATAATGTTGATATATTGATAGGATATAATACAGGTGCTTATGGAGACAATACAGGTTATGGATATTTAGAAGTTGCTGGTTTTGAAATTAATGATGATTTCATTGAACCAAATGGAGAATTGTTGAGGAGACAAACACCTGAAGCAGAAATGGAAATTATAGTTTATATATCAAATACAGGAGATATTAATACTGTTCAAGATATTGAGGTTACTTTAAGCTCTTTAGAATTAGAAGATGATATCATAGAAGTTGAAGATGATTTTGAGTTAGCTAGAAATGCTGATGGTGAATTTGTGATTGAATTTAACGCAATGTATATTGAAAACTTTGATGAAGAAGTTATAATAAATGTTGAAACTAATGATGATGAAGCTTACGGAGTATTTACAATTACTGATGAGTTAAATGATGATGCTGATTTAAATAATTTGGAAATAGAAATTGAAGATATTGAAGATGGTATTGATTATATAGATCAAGAGATGGGAGTTCTTAATCCAGAATTTGGTGTTGATGATGAAGAAAAAGAATATGAAGTATTTGTAAGTCATAAGCATGACTATATTGATATAATTGCAGAACTTTCTGATGAATTAGGTAGAATTGATGTTACTGTAGATGAAGAAGAATCATTTCAAGTTGATAATGAAGAAGAATTTAGAGTTAATTTGAATGATCCAGGTGATGAAACGGAAATAAATATATTGGTTACTGCAGAGAATAGCTCAGTAACAGAAGAATATAAAATTATAGTTGAAAGAGAATCCAGTCCAACAGAACCAAAAATTAATATTGATAATAGTTCAGTAAATACAAATCCAGAGGAAGTATATGCTGCTGCAGTAGATGTGGAGTTTGAGTTTATAATAGAAATAGAAGGTCTACAAGAATTGTATGACTTTTACCAAGAAACTGATGATGATAACACAAATGAAATATATATAAAAAATCCATTCGAAGATAAAGAAGACAGAAATGGAGATCAAATATTAGAAGATGACCATATAATACTTGAGTTTAAAAACAGTGATATAGAAGAAGGTGGCAAAGTAATTGTTGTTCAACAAGAAACATTGAATGTTCCTCTAAAAAATGATAATTATGATGTTTTTATTGATAGTATTGATATTGAAGATGAAGATGAAATTAATCTAATAGGTGTAGAAGATATTAATAAACCTATAGATACAATAGAGGTCAAACCTTTAGACTTGAAAATTGAGGGAACTGTTGATTTAAGTGAAATAGAAGGTGAAGACTCTGATAATGGAGGTATCATTAGAATAGAACTTGATGGAGGTTCAGATAATTATTCAACTATTGATATAAATGAGGAAGAACAAGAATATAAATATAGTTTTGAAGTTAAAAGTGGTGCTAATCATAGTTTATCTGTTCAATTAAAAAATGGTTTAGCTTATAATTATGAAATTGAATATCAAACTGAAGGGAAAGGGGAAAAGTTTGATATAGAAGTTAAAGTCGAATATGAAAACATAATAAAAGACTTTGAAATTATAGAAAAGAATGATCAATAA
- a CDS encoding curli assembly protein CsgF: protein MKKYGLITLFVLIFIFTAVSTAGALNYTMSWSFQSFNNPNARQVNMNIAETQAGMVEEMVDPLERFQEQFERRMISSIQRSIIERIRDEDAEGPAEGSYQVGDLEITISEDQLTGEVTLDVVNIITGESTTISYSDEWLGGEF, encoded by the coding sequence ATGAAAAAATATGGATTAATAACTCTATTTGTATTGATATTTATTTTTACTGCTGTTAGTACAGCTGGAGCATTGAATTATACTATGAGTTGGAGTTTTCAAAGCTTTAATAATCCCAATGCCAGACAGGTTAATATGAATATAGCTGAAACTCAGGCTGGAATGGTTGAAGAAATGGTTGATCCATTAGAAAGATTTCAGGAGCAGTTTGAGCGGAGAATGATAAGCAGTATTCAAAGAAGCATAATTGAAAGAATTAGAGATGAAGATGCTGAAGGCCCAGCTGAAGGCAGTTATCAGGTTGGTGACCTTGAAATTACTATTTCTGAAGATCAATTAACTGGCGAAGTTACTTTAGATGTTGTTAATATAATTACCGGAGAGAGTACAACTATCAGTTATTCTGATGAATGGTTAGGTGGAGAATTTTAG